One genomic window of Quercus robur chromosome 6, dhQueRobu3.1, whole genome shotgun sequence includes the following:
- the LOC126688865 gene encoding protein REGULATOR OF FATTY ACID COMPOSITION 3, chloroplastic has translation MEALTNTASAAYLTPKASNFAIKISSFLRNQNPYTKFANGYFPISLSRPFTTQKLSAGHRDSVIVGAKKNHKNKKPDTHSFVPKPEEATEFFPEAVLLKEKKFQDGKFLPEFADAEEQNLYETLMLQLESETFVEQMRHYEVVYLIHEMHAEEVGSVNEKVQDFLREKKGRIWRVSDWGMRRLAYKIQKAKNAHYILMNFELEAKWINDFKSMLDKDERVIRHLVIKRDEAITEDCPPPPEFHTLRGDMDDYDEEEDDIDYDEEDEEDDDDDEIDGHDDDFEDGIIVVKDETEDRSTTLRNKGGRSLRAEKVSR, from the exons ATGGAGGCACTCACCAACACTGCCTCTGCAGCCTATCTTACACCAAAAGCCTCAAACTTTGCTATCAAAATTAGCTCTTTCCTCAGGAATCAAAACCCATATACGAAATTTGCAAATGGGTACTTTCCCATCTCTCTTTCAAGGCCATTCACTACCCAGAAGCTCTCTGCTGGACATAGAGACTCAGTGATAGTGGGGGCAAAGAAGAACCACAAGAACAAAAAGCCAGACACTCATAGCTTTGTGCCCAAACCAGAAGAGGCTACTGAATTTTTCCCTGAAGCTGTTCTCCTTAAAGAG AAGAAATTTCAGGATGGTAAATTTCTGCCTGAGTTTGCCGATGCTGAGGAAC AAAATCTCTATGAAACTCTGATGCTTCAGCTGGAAAGCGAAACGTTTGTGGAACAAA TGCGCCACTATGAAGTTGTTTATTTAATTCATGAGATGCATGCAGAAGAGGTTGGGAGTGTTAATGAGAAGGTTCAAG ATTTTTTGAGGGAGAAGAAAGGCAGGATATGGAGAGTGAGTGATTGGGGTATGAGAAGATTAGCATACAAGATACAAAAAGCCAAGAATGCCCACTACATCTTAATGAACTTTGAGTTAGAAGCAAAATGGATTAATGATTTTAAGAGCATGCTGGACAAAGATGAAAGGGTCATTCGGCATCTTGTGATAAAGAGAGATGAGGCGATCACAGAGGATTGCCCTCCGCCTCCTGAGTTCCACACCCTGCGTGGAGATATGGATGATTATGATGAAGAGGAGGATGATATTGATTATGATGAAGAGGATGaggaggatgatgatgatgatgagattgACGGTCATGATGATGACTTCGAAGATGGGATTATTGTTGTCAAGGATGAGACTGAAGACAGATCTACTACCTTAAGAAATAAGGGAGGGAGAAGTCTGAGAGCTGAGAAAGTCAGTAGATAA
- the LOC126688864 gene encoding uncharacterized protein LOC126688864 has protein sequence MARKGNQQKNGVDHHTLNHKRRGSGSGSGCNPPDMKGRGKAHEVKVFPGEELPNGNQPGNFAESVSQTNYAGDENRSSQKSENLLRKEKQGMDALQQPEKPISSRDDLRNCNGNIEASTEQENATLYGTNQGQKHTKTSLPFLHNGLNIKSVLENIEFSDNSVVRSMRALTLSILKASSEWLERQRPLFMTLTTKISNACDHARMKIEQAYPVVLKWLMQVGSIMLLISMVWLDCALRGMDSFLRMGTTSFFSVIWFSIFSVIAMVGILKFLVVLALAALIGVFVGFTLAILVVAISGTVFLWFYGSFWTTAFVIFLGGLAFMLSHERIALLITTVYSIYCAWAYIGWLGLLIGLNFSFFSSDVLIHFLKNNINQHRGPNRFPEQTSGMQGQPGFFHGDTAHTSTSETGPGLSADRGPGVPSTSGTDSELTSEEEVVRLLNCTDHYLVLGLSRYEDIDVSVLKREYRKKAMLVHPDKNMGNEKAVEAFKKLQNAYEVLLDTQKRKTYDDELRREELLNLFRRFQSTSQTNGGHGLFASGLAHSEAGGEDPLGDSRRIACKKCGNHHVWVHTRKSKSQARWCQECKDFHQAKDGDGWVEQSSQPFLFGLLQKVDAPSAFVCADSRIYDATEWYICQGMRCPANTHKPSFHVNTSVTSKHNSGKGTSSGQRGGRMPQFNVEETMTEEEFFEWLQNAVQTGMFDNSSVSTSTESPPGRTGNGTKSGGSSNSASANKRKKKGKKQW, from the exons ATGGCTCGGAAAGGTAATCAACAAAAGAATGGGGTGGATCACCATACATTAAACCACAAAAGAAGAGGTTCAGGTTCAGGTTCAGGGTGTAATCCACCAGATATGAAAGGGCGGGGAAAAGCACATGAGGTGAAGGTTTTTCCTGGAGAAGAACTCCCAAATGGTAACCAACCAGGCAATTTTGCAGAGAGTGTGAGTCAAACCAATTATGCAGGAGATGAGAACAGAAGTTCACAAAAGTCTGAGAACCTTTTGAGGAAAGAGAAGCAGGGGATGGATGCACTTCAACAACCAGAAAAACCAATCTCTTCTAGGGATGATTTAAGGAATTGCAATGGAAATATTGAAGCTTCAACCGAACAAGAAAATGCGACATTATATGGAACTAATCAAGGtcaaaaacatacaaaaacTAGCCTGCCATTTTTGCATAATGGTCTGAATATAAAATCTGTGTTAGAAAATATTGAGTTTTCAGATAATTCGGTGGTTAGAAGCATGAGGGCATTGACATTGTCAATCTTAAAGGCATCTAGTGAATGGCTAGAAAGGCAAAGACCATTGTTTATGACTCTAACAACCAAAATATCAAATGCTTGTGACCATGCTAGAATGAAGATTGAGCAGGCATATCCTGTTGTTTTGAAATGGCTCATGCAAGTTGGGAGCATAATGCTACTCATATCAATGGTTTGGTTAGACTGTGCTCTTAGAGGCATGGATTCCTTCTTACGCATGGGGACAACATCCTTCTTCTCAGTAATATGGTTCAGCATTTTCTCAGTAATTGCTATGGTTGGGATACTCAAGTTTCTTGTTGTTTTG GCCTTAGCTGCTCTTATTGGAGTTTTTGTTGGGTTCACTCTTGCAATTCTGGTTGTTGCCATTTCTGGAACTGTTTTCTTGTGGTTTTATGGAAGCTTTTGGACAACTGCGTTTGTCATCTTCCTTGGAG GGTTGGCATTCATGTTGAGCCACGAACGCATTGCACTATTAATCACCACTGTGTATTCTATATACTGTGCTTGGGCATACATTGGATGGCTTGGTTTGCTTATCGGtttgaatttctcttttttttcgagTGATGTTCTAATACACTTCCTAAAGAATAATATAAATCAGCATAGAGGACCCAATAGGTTCCCAGAACAAACATCTGGAATGCAAGGTCAACCGGGCTTCTTTCATGGTGACACGGCGCACACTTCAACCTCTGAAACTGGCCCGGGGTTATCAGCTGACCGTGGTCCAGGAGTTCCCTCAACCAGTGGGACTGATTCTGAGTTAACTTCTGAAGAAGAAGTGGTTCGCTTGTTAAACTGCACTGATCACTACTTGGTGTTGGGCTTGTCCCGGTATGAGGACATAGATGTTTCTGTACTCAAACGGGAATATAGGAAAAAG GCAATGTTGGTCCATCCTGATAAGAATATGGGCAATGAAAAGGCTGTAGAAGCTTTTAAGAAACTTCAAAATGCATATGAG GTTCTACTTGATACTCAGAAGCGAAAAACATATGATGATGAATTAAGAAGGGAGGAGCTGCTGAACTTATTCCGTAGATTCCAAAGCACTTCTCAAACG AATGGAGGGCATGGTCTCTTTGCCTCTGGATTGGCACACTCAGAGGCTGGTGGTGAGGATCCACTTGGAGATTCAAGACGAATAGCCTGCAAAAAGTGTGGCAATCATCATGTCTGGGTGCACACCAGGAAATCAAAATCTCAAGCAAGATGGTGCCAG GAATGCAAAGATTTTCATCAAGCAAAAGATGGTGATGGATGGGTTGAACAGTCTTCCCAGCCCTTCCTTTTTGGACTTCTGCAGAAG GTAGATGCTCCCTCTGCTTTTGTTTGCGCAGATAGCAGGATATATGATGCTACTGAATGGTATATTTGTCAG GGGATGAGATGTCCAGCCAACACTCACAAGCCAAGTTTTCATGTCAACACTAGTGTAACCTCCAAGCATAACAGCGGAAAGGGGACAAGTTCAGGACAAAGAGGAGGTCGAATGCCACAATTCAATGTGGAAGAGACCATGACAGAGGAGGAATTCTTTGAGTGGTTACAGAATGCAGTGCAAACAGGCATGTTTGACAATTCCAGTGTGAGTACCTCCACTGAGAGCCCACCGGGCAGAACTGGAAATGGCACCAAGAGTGGTGGTAGCAGCAATAGTGCCAGTGCcaataagagaaagaaaaagggaaagaagcAATGGTGA